One region of Solea senegalensis isolate Sse05_10M linkage group LG14, IFAPA_SoseM_1, whole genome shotgun sequence genomic DNA includes:
- the LOC122781037 gene encoding collagen alpha-2(XI) chain-like has product MGKTGPPGISGNIGAGGFKGKTGPNGNHGPPGPIGPKGIPGLRGEKGEPGSLGTKGLPGDTGALGPDGPPGIKGNPGLQGLTGPIGRKGKQGDTGPHGPPGLYGFLGTPGKRGTKGMKGFQGKRGSKGEKGKPGPPGKPGAPGKHRGQSSPDQRHELRPKTRTSTKSKLKNVPTSRLIFLKQKRPRSVQRSFPQGDEEEELLSLPMGTKDDPATTCHELGLIHPKLNDGYFYMDPNQGCVCDALKVFCNFTAGGTTCIDPLKSKIKLRWEPEMQKSTALQWFSQQHGGNKFEYAGMDVVQLRFLRLHSHTSFQHMTVSWTGNPSSAAATANSTNMIYVLGDSGKEISSHLIGLSRKEFEVHMVVRVQGSTELHRGDMELLPVKDLGVAMRAIVHLNPEITVALGPLCFL; this is encoded by the exons ATG GGAAAAACTGGGCCTCCTGGGATCAGTGGAAATATTGGAGCTGGAGGTTTCAAG GGTAAAACTGGACCAAATGGAAACCATGGACCTCCTGGACCTATTGGGCCAAAG GGTATTCCAGGactgagaggagagaagggtGAACCTGGAAGTCTTGGAACAAAG GGTCTCCCAGGTGACACAGGGGCCCTGGGACCAGACGGGCCTCCAGGGATAAAG GGAAATCCTGGTTTGCAGGGACTAACAGGTCCCATAGGCCGTAAAGGAAAGCAG GGGGACACTGGTCCTCATGGTCCACCAGGTCTATATGGCTTCCTTGGCACTCCT GGCAAGCGTGGAACAAAG GGAATGAAAGGCTTCCAGGGCAAGAGAGGatcaaaaggagaaaaaggaaagCCTGGACCTCCA GGAAAACCAGGTGCTCCAGGAAAACACAGAGGGCAGTCAAGTCCAGATCAAAGACATGAGCTAAGGCCTAAAACCAGAACCAGTACAAAGTCTAAACTGAAAAATGTGCCAACATCCAGGCTCATCTTCCTGAAGCAAAAG AGGCCCAGGTCAGTGCAGAGGAGTTTTCCTcaaggagatgaggaggaggagttgctCAGTTTGCCCATGGGAACTAAGGATGATCCTGCCACCACCTGCCATGAGCTGGGACTCATACACCCAAAGCTGAATGATG GATACTTTTACATGGACCCCAACCAAGGCTGCGTTTGTGATGCCCTGAAGGTGTTCTGTAACTTTACAGCAGGAGGAACAACCTGCATTGACCCTTTAAAGTCAAAG ATTAAACTCAGATGGGAACCAGAAATGCAGAAATCCACAGCTCTCCAGTGGTTTAGTCAGCAGCATGGTGGAAACAAG TTTGAGTATGCTGGCATGGATGTTGTCCAGCTGAGGTTTTTGCGATTACACAGCCATACGTCTTTCCAGCACATGACTGTCAGCTGGACAGGAAACCCCTCCAGTGCTGCTGCCACAGCTAATTCAACTAATATGATCTATGTGCTGGGAGACTCCGGCAAAGAAATCAGTTCGCACCTTATTGGACTTTCCAGAAAAGAATTTGAG GTGCACATGGTTGTGAGGGTTCAGGGGAGCACAGAGCTCCATCGAGGAGATATGGAGTTGCTACCTGTCAAAGATCTGGGTGTAGCAATGAGGGCGATAGTTCACCTCAACCCAGAGATCACGGTGGCCCTGGGACCCCTCTGCTTCTTGTGA
- the soat1 gene encoding sterol O-acyltransferase 1: MESGDDSVLRSRCKSTPKKISFSDLDSSIDGDSSPGEHRQGSGDNHITSNGKIEVEHVISRKLQLKRKAEFLKSDLMHQFNSQVNDFVDSLIEESASLEPAPVPAVFSPPLLDKEKSKLRNFRPPHGQGKQFVSRRSLLDELFEVNHIRTIYHMFIAVLILFIFSTLVVDFIDEGRLVLDFDLLVYAFGQFPLVVCTWICMFLTVLVVPYTLFHLWSQTQSGSHPRWYTLLFGSLFLLYQALGLGFLPTYVVVTNSMPPASCFIIILEQVRLMMKVHSFVRETVPRVLTWAKEKKSPSPVVPQVSQYIYFLFAPTLIYRDKYPRNPVIRWGYVATKLLQVLGCLFYAYYVFVRLCIPQFRSVSLQLFDLKAMVLCVFNSILPGVLVLFLGFFAFLHCWLNAFAEMLCFADRMFYKDWWNSTSFANYYRTWNVVVHDWLYYYVYRDFLWVSQKRFRAAAMLFVFTISAVVHEYILAICFGFFYPVLFCLFMCFGMMFNFILHDQRKGPIWNIIMWTSLFLGQGVIICLYSHEWYAQLYCPLKEPSFLELLKPRSWTCQQGLMGDIGRP, from the exons ATGGAGAGTGGGGATGACAGTGTCCTCAGGTCCCGCTGCAAGTCCACCCCCAAGAAGATCAGCTTCTCTGACCTGGATAGCTCTATAGATGGGGATAGTAGTCCTGGGGAACATCGGCAGGGAAGCGGAGACAACCACATCACCAGCAATG GCAAGATTGAAGTGGAACATGTGATCAGCAGAAAGCTACAGCTGAAACGAAAAGCAGAG TTCCTGAAGAGTGATCTGATGCATCAGTTTAACAGTCAGGTCAATGACTTTGTGGACAGTCTTATTGAAGAGTCGGCCAGCCTGGAGCCAGCACCAGTTCCTGCCGTCTTCTCACCCCCACTGTTAGACAAGGAAAAGAGCAAACTCAG GAATTTTCGACCTCCTCATGGCCAGGGAAAACAGTTTGTCAGCCGCAGGTCCCTTCTAGA TGAGCTGTTTGAGGTGAACCACATCAGGACCATCTACCACATGTTTATTGCCGTCCTCATTCTCTTTATCTTCAGTACACTTGTGGTAGATTTCATTGATGAAGGCAG ACTGGTTTTGGACTTTGACCTACTGGTCTATGCATTTGGACAGTTCCCTCTAGTGGTGTGCACATGGATCTGCATGTTCCTGACTGTGTTGGTGGTTCCCTACACCCTGTTCCACCTGTGGTCACAGACCCAGTCTGGGTCTCACCCCAGGTGGTACACTTTGCTGTTTGGATCATTATTTCTGCTCTACCAAGCTCTAGGTCTGGGTTTCCTTCCCACATATGTGGTGGTGACCAACAGTATGCCTCCTGCATcctgcttcatcatcatcctggaACAG GTGCGTCTTATGATGAAAGTACACTCCTTTGTCAGGGAGACTGTACCTAGAGTTTTGACCTGGGCTAAAGAGAAAAAGA GCCCCAGCCCAGTGGTCCCTCAGGTTTCTCAGTATATCTACTTTCTGTTTGCACCAACACTCATCTACAGAGACAAGTACCCACG GAACCCAGTGATCAGATGGGGATATGTGGCCACAAAATTACTTCAG GTACTAGGCTGTCTGTTTTATGCCTACTACGTGTTTGTGCGGCTGTGCATCCCCCAGTTTCGCAGTGTCAGTTTACAGCTGTTTGACCTGAAGGCCATGGTCCTCTGTGTCTTTAACTCAATCCTGCCAG GTGTATTGGTTCTCTTCCTGGGATTTTTTGCCTTCCTTCACTGTTGGCTCAATGCATTTGCTGAGATGCTTTGTTTTGCTGATAGGATGTTTTACAAG GATTGGTGGAATTCAACCTCTTTTGCCAATTACTATCGCACCTGGAATGTAGTTGTTCATGACTGGCTGTACTACTATGTGTACCGGGACTTCCTGTGG GTGTCTCAAAAGCGTTTCAGAGCGGCAGCcatgctgtttgtgtttacaaTATCTGCGGTGGTCCACGAGTACATTCTTGCCATCTGCTTTGGCTTTTTCTATCCTGTGCTCTTCTGCCTTTTTATGTGCTTTGGAA TGATGTTCAACTTCATTCTGCACGACCAAAGGAAAGGCCCCATCTGGAACATAATCATGTGGACATCACTCTTCTTGGGTCAGGGTGTTATTATCTGCCTGTACTCCCATGAGTGGTATGCCCAGCTCTACTGCCCCTTGAAAGAG cctTCATTCTTGGAGTTACTGAAGCCTCGCTCCTGGACCTGTCAGCAAGGCTTGATGGGGGACATTGGGAGGCCATGA